The Corynebacterium confusum genome has a window encoding:
- the thrE gene encoding threonine/serine exporter ThrE, whose amino-acid sequence MSVFSKLRGIFPGNSSNIATIDAAKAAPPPSPLAPIDLTDPAQVTGVMEIAARIGDLLICSGTSNSDTRAQVYLAAASYGLHYCHVGIVLNTITIHTNIGTGSDRRPVTVFRVASGLDVNFSRLAAVDRLIRSIHSGSTPPAMAEKMLDDIEAMKPPRSVRSSLLGWGVMGGTFSVMLGGDIFVGVVSFFVALLIMSANAWLGRFRLPPFYQNMVGGFIAVVPAAFFYRVASSIGLTFSPSQVIGMGIVVLVAGLTLVQCLVDGITKAPVTSSARFFEALLSTGAIIAGVGVGIQFVDYIGFTLPPLATIAPPVYHEIPLLILCGGVGSAGFAWACYASWSETIISGLTAAAGMFFYYFVIIPFGVSTVIASGISAVAVGLAGGLMARRFLIPPLVTMICGYTPMLPGLTLYRGMYAALNEQMITGMTNLVTALAIAGALAAGVVFGERGARRLRRPKYFRPYSAFKRLGRYSFHQATRLANSRPRIPRVPLSPFAPRQECPVPPPVHGPKPPTAAQQARQRQDESATQQWQAQVDAGELDDHWPQRSEWPAQPQPLREETIYTTPGTEEFYAAHADPDQR is encoded by the coding sequence GTGTCAGTTTTTTCCAAGTTGCGCGGGATTTTTCCGGGCAACAGCAGCAATATCGCCACTATCGATGCGGCGAAGGCCGCGCCGCCGCCCTCCCCGCTGGCGCCCATTGATCTGACCGACCCGGCCCAGGTCACCGGCGTCATGGAGATCGCCGCCCGGATCGGCGACCTCCTTATCTGTTCGGGTACGTCGAACTCCGACACCCGCGCGCAGGTCTACCTGGCGGCGGCCTCCTACGGCCTGCACTACTGCCACGTGGGGATCGTGCTCAACACGATCACCATCCACACCAATATCGGCACCGGCTCCGACCGCCGGCCGGTGACCGTCTTCCGGGTCGCCAGCGGGCTGGACGTGAACTTCTCCCGACTGGCGGCGGTGGACCGGCTCATCCGGTCCATCCACTCGGGCTCCACCCCGCCGGCGATGGCGGAGAAGATGCTCGACGACATCGAGGCGATGAAGCCGCCGCGCAGCGTGCGCTCCTCCCTGCTGGGCTGGGGCGTGATGGGCGGGACGTTCTCCGTCATGCTGGGCGGCGACATCTTCGTCGGCGTCGTCTCCTTCTTCGTCGCCCTGCTCATCATGTCCGCCAACGCGTGGCTGGGTAGGTTCCGATTACCGCCCTTCTACCAGAACATGGTCGGCGGGTTCATCGCCGTCGTGCCCGCGGCCTTTTTCTACCGCGTGGCGTCGAGCATCGGCCTGACCTTCTCACCCAGCCAGGTCATCGGTATGGGCATCGTCGTCTTGGTGGCCGGCCTGACGCTGGTGCAGTGTCTGGTCGACGGCATCACCAAGGCCCCGGTGACCTCTTCTGCCCGCTTCTTTGAGGCCTTGCTGTCTACCGGCGCCATCATCGCCGGTGTCGGCGTGGGAATCCAGTTCGTGGACTATATCGGGTTCACCCTGCCGCCGCTGGCGACCATCGCCCCGCCGGTCTACCACGAGATCCCGCTGCTCATCCTGTGCGGCGGCGTGGGCTCGGCCGGGTTTGCCTGGGCCTGCTACGCCTCCTGGTCGGAGACCATCATCTCCGGGCTGACCGCCGCGGCCGGTATGTTCTTCTACTACTTCGTCATTATCCCCTTCGGGGTCTCCACGGTCATCGCCAGCGGTATTTCCGCCGTGGCCGTGGGCCTGGCCGGCGGCCTGATGGCCCGCCGCTTCCTGATCCCGCCGCTGGTGACCATGATCTGTGGCTACACGCCCATGCTGCCCGGCCTGACGCTCTACCGCGGCATGTACGCCGCGCTGAACGAACAGATGATCACCGGCATGACCAACCTGGTCACCGCCCTGGCCATCGCCGGCGCACTGGCCGCCGGCGTGGTCTTCGGTGAGCGCGGTGCGCGGCGCCTGCGCCGCCCGAAGTACTTCCGCCCTTACTCCGCCTTCAAGCGCCTGGGCCGGTACTCCTTCCACCAGGCCACGCGCCTGGCCAACAGCCGCCCGCGCATCCCGCGGGTGCCGCTGTCCCCGTTCGCGCCCCGCCAGGAGTGCCCGGTTCCCCCGCCGGTGCACGGCCCGAAGCCGCCGACGGCCGCGCAGCAGGCCCGCCAGCGCCAGGACGAAAGCGCCACCCAGCAGTGGCAGGCCCAGGTGGATGCCGGGGAGCTCGACGATCACTGGCCACAGCGCTCAGAGTGGCCGGCCCAGCCGCAGCCGCTGCGCGAGGAAACCATCTACACCACCCCCGGTACCGAGGAGTTCTACGCCGCCCACGCGGATCCCGACCAGCGCTGA
- a CDS encoding alpha,alpha-trehalose-phosphate synthase (UDP-forming): MAGTNKFVVVANRLPVDLVTHPDGSQEWKASPGGLVAALSPVLREQEGCWVGWPGVADAAPEPFTTHDGIHLHPVRLSQRDYEEFYEGFSNATLWPLYHDLIVTPAYHREWWATYRDVNLRFANEVASVAAQGATVWVQDYQLQLLPGILEQLRPDLTIGFFLHIPFPPADLFRQLPWREELIRGLLGADVVGFHLESNVHNFLGLAQAQGLSVSGQVATRRASAQVEAPDGRFTRIGAFPISIDMGDFPPATEADVAEVERLRAELGNPETVILGVDRLDYTKGILQRLSAFEELLETGALDPKKVVLVQIATPSRERIEHYQQTRSAVEEAVGRINGRFGGIGKPVVHYSHRSVPKPVLRQYYRLADVLLVTPFKDGMNLVAKEYVACHEDGSGALVLSEFAGAANELEQAHLCNPFDIESVKSALRQAVVGLRESPETMEANMKTLHAQVRDHDVQVWAQAFLQALGEAKSE, translated from the coding sequence ATGGCCGGTACCAACAAGTTTGTGGTCGTGGCCAACCGTTTGCCGGTTGACCTTGTCACCCACCCGGACGGCTCCCAGGAATGGAAGGCCTCCCCGGGTGGTTTGGTCGCTGCCCTATCCCCGGTCCTGCGGGAGCAGGAGGGCTGCTGGGTGGGCTGGCCCGGCGTGGCCGACGCGGCCCCGGAACCTTTTACGACTCACGACGGCATCCACCTGCACCCGGTGCGGCTGTCCCAGCGTGACTACGAGGAGTTCTACGAGGGCTTTTCCAACGCGACCCTGTGGCCGCTGTACCACGATCTCATCGTGACCCCCGCCTACCACCGCGAGTGGTGGGCCACCTACCGCGACGTCAACCTGCGTTTTGCCAACGAGGTGGCCAGCGTCGCCGCCCAGGGCGCAACCGTGTGGGTGCAGGACTACCAGCTGCAGCTGCTGCCCGGCATCCTGGAGCAGCTGCGCCCGGATCTGACCATCGGATTCTTCCTGCACATCCCCTTCCCACCCGCGGATCTCTTCCGCCAGCTGCCCTGGCGCGAGGAGCTCATCCGCGGCCTGCTCGGCGCCGACGTCGTGGGCTTCCACCTAGAATCCAACGTGCACAACTTCCTGGGCCTGGCCCAAGCCCAGGGCTTGAGTGTGAGCGGACAGGTGGCTACCCGGCGCGCCAGCGCGCAAGTCGAAGCGCCCGACGGCCGGTTCACCCGGATCGGCGCCTTCCCCATCTCCATCGACATGGGGGACTTCCCGCCGGCAACCGAGGCGGACGTCGCCGAGGTCGAGCGCCTGCGCGCGGAGTTGGGCAACCCGGAAACCGTCATCCTGGGCGTGGACCGCCTGGACTACACCAAGGGCATCCTCCAGCGCCTGAGCGCTTTCGAGGAGCTGCTGGAAACCGGCGCGCTGGACCCGAAGAAGGTCGTCCTGGTGCAAATCGCCACCCCCTCGCGCGAGCGCATCGAACACTACCAGCAGACCCGTTCCGCGGTGGAGGAAGCCGTCGGGCGCATCAACGGGCGCTTCGGGGGCATCGGCAAGCCGGTGGTGCATTACAGCCACCGCTCGGTGCCGAAGCCGGTGCTGCGACAGTACTACCGCCTGGCAGACGTCCTGCTGGTCACGCCGTTCAAGGACGGCATGAACCTGGTGGCCAAGGAATACGTCGCCTGCCACGAGGACGGCTCCGGCGCCCTGGTGCTATCCGAGTTCGCCGGCGCGGCCAACGAGCTGGAGCAGGCCCACCTGTGCAACCCGTTCGATATCGAATCGGTCAAGTCCGCCCTCCGCCAAGCGGTGGTCGGGCTGCGCGAGAGCCCAGAGACCATGGAGGCCAATATGAAAACCCTGCACGCCCAGGTGCGCGACCACGACGTCCAAGTCTGGGCGCAAGCTTTCCTGCAGGCCCTCGGGGAGGCCAAGTCCGAATGA
- the otsB gene encoding trehalose-phosphatase gives MDYALALDRLATTDQLLVVSDFDGTLAGFATDIYAVQPHPDSLAALERLSRLPRTTVAALSGRHLAGLKQVFPLGAPVLLGGSHGAETEGLDNPALEAAAAKITAIDERLEELSAQHPGTYIEYKPVHRVFHALELSQRDPDAAARALEAALRLEVPGLHVTEGKNVVEFSASTATKGSWIADTRRQLGATGVVFLGDDVTDETGFQALDPATDVGVKVGEGDTAAQLRVADVEAVAAFLTDLADRRAGAVGRS, from the coding sequence ATGGATTATGCCCTCGCTCTCGACCGCCTCGCCACCACCGACCAGCTGCTGGTAGTCAGCGACTTCGACGGCACCCTGGCCGGCTTCGCCACTGATATCTACGCGGTCCAGCCCCACCCGGATTCCCTGGCCGCGCTGGAGCGGCTGTCCCGGCTGCCGCGCACCACCGTGGCCGCGCTGTCCGGCCGCCACCTGGCCGGGCTCAAGCAGGTCTTCCCCTTGGGCGCCCCGGTGCTCCTCGGTGGTTCCCACGGAGCGGAGACCGAGGGGCTGGACAACCCGGCTCTGGAGGCCGCGGCGGCCAAGATCACGGCCATCGACGAACGGCTGGAGGAACTGTCCGCCCAGCACCCAGGCACCTATATCGAATACAAGCCCGTCCACCGCGTCTTCCACGCCCTCGAGCTCTCCCAGCGCGACCCGGACGCGGCCGCGCGCGCCCTGGAGGCCGCCCTGCGGCTGGAGGTGCCGGGGCTGCACGTGACCGAGGGAAAGAACGTGGTGGAGTTTTCGGCCTCCACCGCCACGAAGGGCTCCTGGATCGCTGATACCCGCCGCCAGCTGGGCGCTACCGGGGTGGTCTTCCTGGGCGACGACGTCACGGACGAGACCGGTTTTCAGGCCCTCGATCCGGCCACGGACGTGGGCGTAAAGGTCGGCGAGGGGGACACGGCCGCGCAGCTGCGGGTGGCCGATGTCGAAGCGGTGGCGGCCTTCCTAACCGACCTGGCCGACCGTCGTGCCGGGGCTGTAGGTCGTTCCTAG
- a CDS encoding LacI family DNA-binding transcriptional regulator: MVKRSPQRKTLASLAAELGVSRTTVSNAYNRPDQLAPATRQRILAAAAARGYPGPDPTARSLRTRHAGSWGVVLTEHLSYAFEDMASVDFLAGLSEATTGTDFSLTLIPAGPDTTGREASAAELLGRASVDGFVIYSVAAGDPYLAAAQARGLPVVVCDQPVDTGLPFVGIDDHAAIAPAAQALIDAGHRRIGILSIRLRRARLDGAVGPADLDAAEMHVQRSRVQGALEVFATAGVDPAGVPVVTRHLNTPATAREAAAELLEDNPGLTAVLCTTDSMALGVVDYAAERGWSVPGDLSVTGFDGIEVARLRGVATVQQPNKAKGAAAGHLLARLIAGEPVVNPRKILGTTYSPGTTVGQVG; encoded by the coding sequence ATGGTCAAACGCAGCCCGCAGCGCAAGACGCTGGCATCACTAGCCGCTGAGCTGGGCGTTTCCCGTACCACGGTCTCGAATGCCTACAACCGGCCGGACCAACTGGCCCCGGCCACCCGGCAGCGCATCCTGGCCGCCGCGGCCGCCCGCGGCTACCCCGGCCCCGATCCGACGGCGCGCAGCCTGCGCACTCGCCACGCCGGGTCCTGGGGAGTGGTGCTGACCGAGCACCTGTCCTATGCCTTCGAGGACATGGCCTCCGTGGACTTCCTGGCCGGGCTCTCCGAGGCGACCACCGGGACGGACTTTTCGCTGACGCTGATCCCCGCCGGGCCGGACACCACCGGCCGGGAGGCCAGCGCCGCCGAGCTACTCGGCCGCGCCAGCGTCGACGGGTTCGTCATCTACTCGGTGGCCGCGGGCGATCCTTATCTGGCCGCCGCCCAGGCCCGCGGGCTGCCCGTGGTGGTCTGCGACCAGCCGGTGGACACCGGCCTGCCGTTCGTCGGCATCGACGACCACGCCGCCATCGCCCCGGCGGCCCAGGCGCTTATCGATGCCGGCCACCGCCGGATCGGCATCCTGTCCATCCGCCTGCGCCGCGCGCGGCTCGACGGGGCCGTGGGCCCAGCGGACCTGGACGCGGCCGAGATGCACGTGCAGCGCTCCCGCGTGCAGGGCGCGCTCGAGGTCTTCGCCACCGCCGGCGTGGATCCCGCGGGGGTGCCCGTGGTGACCCGCCACCTCAACACGCCGGCCACTGCCCGGGAGGCCGCGGCGGAGCTTTTGGAGGACAACCCGGGGCTGACCGCCGTGCTGTGCACGACGGACTCCATGGCGCTGGGCGTTGTGGACTACGCCGCCGAGCGCGGCTGGAGCGTGCCCGGGGATCTCTCCGTGACCGGATTCGACGGCATCGAGGTCGCCCGCCTGCGCGGGGTGGCCACGGTCCAGCAGCCGAACAAGGCCAAGGGTGCGGCGGCCGGGCACCTTTTGGCCCGGCTCATCGCGGGGGAGCCGGTGGTCAACCCGCGCAAGATCCTAGGAACGACCTACAGCCCCGGCACGACGGTCGGCCAGGTCGGTTAG
- a CDS encoding metal ABC transporter solute-binding protein, Zn/Mn family has translation MHVAKNKLVPVALLAAGALTLSACSGPGTGGDDDGTLKVVASTSIWADVAQAVADSSPNLDVEVQALVEGNDVDPHHFEPTAADLARANEADVVIANGGGYDAWMYQALSNQDDIISALPLTEHGALDEEPDVMTATEAKEHPGEVTNIEGNEHIWYDAAAIEKVAQETADRLNELSETTDASADAVVQEAEAIQDKLANVGSFRYAQTEPIADYLMKYTPATDSTPDGYRKTTVAEGEPTAADLARFLGEVNEDKVDVLIYNPQTETDLTARIKDAAEDKDLPIVEIGETPPKDTNFLDYYEQVVDDLTAASK, from the coding sequence ATGCATGTTGCCAAGAACAAACTCGTCCCCGTCGCCCTTCTCGCCGCCGGCGCGCTGACCTTAAGCGCCTGCTCCGGCCCAGGCACCGGCGGCGACGACGATGGCACCTTGAAGGTGGTCGCCTCCACCTCCATCTGGGCCGACGTGGCCCAGGCGGTCGCGGACAGCTCCCCGAATCTGGACGTCGAGGTCCAGGCCCTGGTCGAGGGCAACGACGTCGATCCGCACCACTTCGAACCCACCGCCGCGGACCTGGCCCGGGCCAACGAGGCCGATGTGGTCATCGCCAACGGCGGCGGCTACGACGCCTGGATGTACCAGGCCTTGAGCAACCAGGACGACATCATCTCCGCGCTGCCGCTGACCGAGCACGGCGCCCTCGACGAGGAACCGGACGTCATGACGGCCACCGAGGCCAAGGAACACCCGGGCGAGGTCACCAACATCGAGGGCAACGAGCACATCTGGTACGACGCCGCCGCCATCGAGAAGGTCGCGCAGGAAACCGCCGACCGCCTCAACGAGCTCTCCGAGACCACGGACGCCTCCGCCGACGCGGTGGTCCAGGAGGCCGAGGCCATCCAGGACAAGCTGGCGAATGTCGGTTCGTTCCGCTACGCCCAGACCGAGCCTATCGCCGACTACCTGATGAAATACACCCCGGCGACGGACTCCACGCCGGACGGCTACCGCAAGACCACCGTCGCCGAGGGCGAACCCACCGCCGCGGACCTGGCCCGCTTCCTGGGCGAGGTCAACGAGGACAAGGTGGATGTGCTCATTTATAATCCTCAGACGGAAACGGATCTCACCGCCCGTATCAAGGACGCCGCCGAGGACAAGGACCTGCCCATCGTCGAAATCGGTGAGACCCCACCGAAGGACACGAATTTCTTGGACTATTACGAACAGGTGGTGGATGATCTCACCGCGGCGAGCAAATAA
- a CDS encoding metal ABC transporter ATP-binding protein → MALVSFTDAAVDPLWSGLSLDIQPGDFIALLGPNGVGKSTLLGTILGTRQLTGGRVDVDARVGFIPQQRMFPAELPMRARDLVSLALAHGVVRNRRADRARVDELLAAVGATGITDRRVGRLSGGQQQLVRQAQALAQDPQLILADEPLLSLDPARQQATVAHLQRLRKEHDTSIVFVTHSINPVLDVVDHVLYLAPQGHVFGTVDEVMRSEVLSELYGTKVKVIEVDGRMLVV, encoded by the coding sequence ATGGCGCTAGTTAGCTTCACCGACGCCGCGGTTGACCCGCTGTGGTCCGGGCTCAGCCTGGACATCCAGCCCGGCGACTTCATCGCCCTGCTGGGCCCGAACGGCGTGGGCAAATCCACGCTGCTGGGCACCATCCTGGGCACCCGCCAGCTCACCGGCGGGCGCGTCGACGTCGACGCGCGCGTGGGCTTTATCCCGCAGCAGCGCATGTTCCCCGCCGAGCTACCGATGCGCGCGCGGGATCTGGTCTCCCTGGCGCTCGCACACGGGGTGGTCCGCAACCGCCGGGCCGACCGCGCCCGAGTGGACGAGCTGCTCGCCGCAGTCGGTGCCACCGGGATCACCGACCGCCGGGTGGGCCGCCTTTCCGGCGGCCAACAGCAGCTGGTGCGCCAGGCTCAAGCCCTGGCCCAGGACCCGCAGCTCATCCTGGCGGACGAGCCGCTGCTCTCGCTCGATCCCGCCCGGCAGCAGGCCACGGTGGCCCACCTGCAGCGCTTGAGGAAGGAGCACGATACCTCCATCGTCTTCGTCACCCACAGCATCAACCCGGTGCTCGACGTGGTCGATCACGTGCTCTACCTCGCCCCGCAGGGCCACGTCTTCGGCACCGTGGACGAGGTGATGCGCTCCGAGGTGCTCTCCGAGCTCTACGGGACAAAGGTCAAGGTTATTGAGGTCGACGGAAGGATGCTGGTGGTCTAA
- a CDS encoding metal ABC transporter permease produces MEFSRFIEDTQYLLSVDFVQNSLVACALLGVLSGVMTSLIVLRQMSFSVHATSELALMGAAAALLFGLNIGFGAVAGAIVAAIVLATLGFKGQQDSAIGVVMSFGLGLSVLFIHLYPGNATTAMTLLTGQIVGVSQASVWWLAGTTALVVAAVALFWRPLLFSSADPAMAAAAGVPVRSLSVLFAILVGLAASQSVQIVGSLLVMALLITPGAAAVQITSSPVRAVLWATVFAEISAVGGLVLSLAPGLPVSVFVTTISFVIYLFCRAIGWRRGRHAQRDETATQQHCSAQD; encoded by the coding sequence ATGGAATTCTCCCGCTTTATCGAAGACACCCAGTACCTGCTCTCCGTCGACTTCGTCCAGAATTCGCTGGTGGCTTGCGCCCTGCTGGGCGTCCTATCGGGCGTGATGACCTCGCTCATCGTGCTGCGCCAGATGTCCTTTTCCGTGCACGCGACCTCTGAGCTCGCCCTGATGGGCGCGGCCGCCGCCCTGCTTTTCGGCCTGAACATCGGCTTCGGCGCGGTCGCCGGCGCCATCGTGGCGGCCATCGTGCTGGCCACGCTCGGCTTCAAGGGCCAGCAGGACAGCGCTATCGGCGTGGTGATGAGCTTCGGCCTGGGCCTATCGGTGCTCTTTATCCACCTCTACCCCGGCAACGCCACCACCGCGATGACGCTGCTGACCGGGCAAATCGTCGGCGTGTCCCAGGCCTCGGTCTGGTGGCTGGCCGGCACCACCGCCCTGGTCGTCGCGGCCGTGGCCCTGTTCTGGCGGCCGCTGCTCTTTTCCTCCGCGGACCCGGCCATGGCCGCGGCCGCCGGCGTGCCTGTGCGCAGCCTCTCCGTCCTCTTCGCCATCCTGGTGGGCCTGGCGGCCTCCCAGTCGGTCCAGATCGTCGGCTCCCTGCTGGTCATGGCCCTGCTGATCACGCCCGGCGCGGCGGCGGTCCAGATCACCTCTTCGCCCGTGCGCGCCGTGCTCTGGGCCACCGTCTTCGCCGAGATCTCCGCCGTCGGCGGCCTGGTGCTCTCGCTGGCTCCGGGCCTGCCGGTTTCCGTGTTCGTGACCACCATTTCTTTTGTCATTTACCTGTTCTGCCGGGCCATCGGCTGGCGTCGCGGGCGCCATGCCCAGCGCGACGAGACCGCCACCCAGCAGCACTGTTCGGCGCAGGACTAG
- a CDS encoding alpha/beta hydrolase family esterase: MGYTLHREELEHQSRTRKYLLREPDNLPDNPDIVLYFHGSLQSANVSRRFTNGTFDELAEKYGCLVAYPDGVDRHFNDARGILPVTAREENVDDVGFTRALVERLRRDYSAGRVFACGYSNGGQMVLRLLFDAPGLLSAACIFASTLGRGDNHRPSNPDSALQPTPVLLLHGTADPYAPYAGGTAGLDAQRTRGEVTSAGETAARLAELNGSSPSPATSRPYPGVRAETWDGDAPVVLWTMEGLGHVVPSGNEVDPRLGPNTQDFIAAEVAADFFGLAGRAALPGEFG; this comes from the coding sequence ATGGGATACACGTTGCACCGGGAAGAACTAGAACACCAATCTAGGACGCGCAAATACCTGCTCAGAGAGCCCGATAACCTCCCGGACAACCCGGACATCGTGCTGTATTTCCACGGTTCCTTACAGTCTGCGAACGTCTCCCGCCGGTTTACCAACGGCACCTTCGACGAGCTGGCCGAAAAATACGGCTGCTTGGTGGCCTACCCGGACGGGGTGGACCGCCACTTCAACGACGCCCGCGGCATCCTGCCGGTCACCGCGCGCGAGGAAAACGTCGACGACGTCGGCTTCACCCGGGCGCTGGTCGAGCGGCTGCGCCGCGACTACTCCGCCGGGCGCGTTTTCGCCTGCGGGTACTCCAACGGCGGGCAGATGGTCCTGCGGCTCCTCTTCGACGCCCCCGGGCTGCTCAGCGCTGCCTGCATCTTCGCCTCGACGCTGGGCCGCGGCGACAACCACCGCCCCAGCAACCCAGACTCCGCCCTGCAGCCGACCCCGGTCCTGCTGCTGCATGGCACCGCGGACCCGTATGCCCCCTATGCCGGCGGCACGGCCGGGCTGGACGCCCAGCGCACTCGCGGGGAGGTCACCTCCGCCGGCGAGACCGCCGCCCGGCTCGCCGAACTCAATGGCTCTTCCCCCTCCCCGGCGACCAGCCGGCCCTACCCTGGCGTGCGCGCCGAAACCTGGGACGGAGATGCCCCCGTGGTGCTGTGGACCATGGAGGGGCTAGGCCACGTGGTGCCGTCGGGCAACGAGGTCGACCCGCGGCTGGGCCCCAACACCCAGGACTTCATCGCGGCCGAGGTGGCCGCGGATTTCTTCGGCCTAGCCGGCCGCGCGGCGCTGCCGGGCGAATTCGGATAG